In Camelina sativa cultivar DH55 chromosome 13, Cs, whole genome shotgun sequence, the genomic window TACAGTCTTAGCATTGATGGCATCCAACCGGTAAATTCCACTACTTGGGTCTCAAGGTTGGCCACCTTCTGCTGAAGTGCAGTCATTTCGGAGGTTGAGGGGATGCGAACAGCTGCTCCTCATAGGATGCCACCGAGTTGTTGAACTCGATCATCACCTGTTAGAATAGTTCCGTTAGTTGGAGGACACAAAAATTAGACACGTAAGCATCTGACGTTAATTACTAACCTCTCCAATTTTATCTGCGAACCGAAAGAAGTTTCCCCTGTTGATCTCAGACATGTCAGCAAAACCGGGGACGCGAACTCCGGGATGAGTATAGTTTTGCATCAGGTGCGCTGTAGAGGCGGGAAGAGCTGCACAAAGTGGTCAAATttttccaactaaaaaaaaaaaaacaaatcgttACAAAAATCTAGCATTCCTAAGTCCCACTTACCGCGAGGTGAGTGACGCTGCTCTTTCNNNNNNNNNNNNNNNNNNNNNNNNNNNNNNNNNNNNNNNNNNNNNNNNNNNNNNNNNNNNNNNNNNNNNNNNNNNNNNNNNNNNNNNNNNNNNNNNNNNNNNNNNNNNNNNNNNNNNNNNNNNNNNNNNNNNNNNNNNNNNNNNNNNNNNNNNNNNNNNNNNNNNNNNNNNNNNNNNNNNNNNNNNNNNNNNNNNNNNNNNNNNNNNNNNNNNNNNNNNNNNNNNNNNNNNNNNNNNNNNNNNNNNNNNNNNNNNNNNNNNNNNNNNNNNNNNNNNNNNNNNNNNNNNNNNNNNNNNNNNNNNNNNNNNNNNNNNNNNNNNNNNNNNNNNNNNNNNNNNNNNNNNNNNNNNNNNNNNNNNNNNNNNNNNNNNNNNNNNNNNNNNNNNNNNNNNNNNNNNNNNNNNNNNNNNNNNNNNNNNNNNNNNNNNNNNNNNNNNNNNNNNNNNNNNNNNNNNNNNNNNNNNNNNNNNNNNNNNNNNNNNNNNNNNNNNNNNNNNNNNNNNNNNNNNNNNNNNNNNNNNNNNNNNNNNNNNNNNNNNNNNNNNNNNNNNNNNNNNNNNNNNNNNNNNNNNNNNNNNNNNNNNNNNNNNNNNNNNNNNNNNNNNNNNNNNNNNNNNNNNNNNNNNNNNNNNNNNNNNNNNNNNNNNNNNNNNNNNNNNNNNNNNNNNNNNNNNNNNNNNNNNNNNNNNNNNNNNNNNNNNNNNNNNNNNNNNNNNNNNNNNNNNNNNNNNNNNNNNNNNNNNNNNNNNNNNNNNNNNNNNNNNNNNNNNNNNNNNNNNNNNNNNNNNNNNNNNNNNNNNNNNNNNNNNNNNNNNNNNNNNNNNNNNNNNNNNNNNNNNNNNNNNNNNNNNNNNNNNNNNNNNNNNNNNNNNNNNNNNNNNNNNNNNNNNNNNNNNNNNNNNNNNNNNNNNNNNNNNNNNNNNNNNNNNNNNNNNNNNNNNNNNNNNNNNNNNNNNNNNNNNNNNNNNNNNNNNNNNNNNNNNNNNNNNNNNNNNNNNNNNNNNNNNNNNNNNNNNNNNNNNNNNNNNNNNNNNNNNNNNNNNNNNNNNNNNNNNNNNNNNNNNNNNNNNNNNNNNNNNNNNNNNNNNNNNNNNNNNNNNNNNNNNNNNNNNNNNNNNNNNNNNNNNNNNNNNNNNNNNNNNNNNNNNNNNNNNNNNNNNNNNNNNNNNNNNNNNNNNNNNNNNNNNNNNNNNNNNNNNNNNNNNNNNNNNNNNNNNNNNNNNNNNNNNNNNNNNNNNNNNNNNNNNNNNNNNNNNNNNNNNNNNNNNNNNNNNNNNNNNNNNNNNNNNNNNNNNNNNNNNNNNNNNNNNNNNNNNNNNNNNNNNNNNNNNNNNNNNNNNNNNNNNNNNNNNNNNNNNNNNNNNNNNNNNNNNNNNNNNNNNNNNNNNNNNNNNNNNNNNNNNNNNNNNNNNNNNNNNNNNNNNNNNNNNNNNNNNNNNNNNNNNNNNNNNNGGGGGGGGGGGGGCGCTTGGAGAAAGAACTTCCGAGCTCCTTTGTTCCGGAGGGATCCTTGGACGACTTCCGAGTCGGAGGTGCTCCATCTTTCAAGCCGGACTCCTTAATAGGAGTTTCCCTAGACCTCCTCTTAGTTAGAGAGGCTCCATCTTTCGAGCCGGATTTACTCCGCTTTTCTCCAAAGGAGCTGCTCCGAGTCTGCTTTTCCCCTGAAGAGCCAGTTCGAGCTCGGGTTTTCTCACGCGAAGTGGAAGAAGATTCCagctcctttctcttcttcgactGCTCGGTTTTGTGTGAACTTCCCTTAACTTGTTCGCCTCCAAGGGCCAGGGAACCCACTCCCTCCTGAGGTTCATCACTTGAGTCCGCGATGACGATCACAGAGGGTTTAGAGGGCATCAGTGGAGGAACGAAAATTTCACTTATCTCGGGGGCTGGCAAGTTAGTACTCTTGGCGAAGATGCGGGCTTTTCCCATAGCAAGAGCAACGGACACCTGCCTTTTCGCTTCCTTCTCAGCGTTCTCGAGCTCTTTCTTAAGAGCTATTTCTTCCTGGTAGCCCATGGAAGCAGTGTCAAGGATTCGGGGAGGGGAAGATCGGACAAGGGATCATCTCTTGTATCTGACTCCGGATTCTCTGATCCGCTCGCACGAAAAGGAGTCCCAAGCAATTTGCCCTTCACTGCAGAACCGGGAAAAGAACTCTGTGAAGGTCGGAGAAAGTTGGCCGCGTTCAAAGTGAGCTGAAATCAAAATAACAGAGTGatgtgatcatgagaccatccgagacgacccttgagtcttgctcaccacgaacgaagtcaaaggttaactcttccagccaaactactatttgggatacattcttaccttatctagagcatatctcgagGTGGAATCAGTCCAATAAGAGTTCAgatgaaaaaattattcattttacaactaaggtgaactcatggctacgcgatttggacctacgagtattcaaaggaggattccgaccaattCAAAAAGATTCAAGGTAAGAACCAAAatgttctggaatcttgatccatcctagaaTCACTGAGAATTGGAAGCACATTCAAAGCAAttcatacttgaaagatatggatatttcaaatcAGTGGATCTGACCCAGTCCCAGTTTCgcgtctgagccaaagatcgtgttacacagactAACTCAGCATCAATTTCGACACGAAATCGGTTGGAGGATAttaatggatctcttatgtttccaacaagcccAAGAACACAAGATCTGGCCAACAAACCATAAAGTTAAgcttcatttgccaaaggaggtcaaCCTAGTTCTTCACATGAAGAATTTTAGGTCCAGTTGGTTTAGGtacttccagaattatgtttggcaaccaggaggtgtttctactaagcccaatgtgaagaaatggtacaactcatgttgtttctcatcagcaagttggaccaaagagtcaaagagagaaaagatcaaaGAAACCCTTAATGGGTCAGTTCAAGAGCTTATGGATAAATAGAGCATGGGAGAtactattggggatgatacatatcaagtccagcccactttgagcctaattcaagttcAAGAAAGctcaaaataatcactttattttgtggtcaaagagggatgacgaaaatggagttcaactcaccttggaaAAGACACTTTGGGAAGACAAACTTCAAAGAGTTGAAttttcattcaactatctatctttattgtgttttagtttcaagaataatatttggctttgtgaccaaattttttatctctatataaactcatgtaatctcatttgagaataatcaaccaattttccttttcattttagagtttatctctttgttctttgtctagaacgtttctttgtttcttggtgtgtaatatccaagcaacagcctccttttgctggactagtgtgtcatatctagcagtgattggagttggaaatatcagcagccttccgcaactgttgtgcgacccctcaatccatcaaatctcccttgttgcaccttgcaccttggcgagtttctatcctttttaatccggctgagtgatcctagAATTTTGGGCGTATCACAGAGGTAAGGCGAAAAGATTAGTTAAGTCTAAGCAGACTGCTCTACGCTACCAATTTTCGAAATCCACTTTGAAACGAACAAGCCCGTGAGATGCCTGAAAGTGAGCTCGTTGacggggaagaagaaaaatgactTTCGCCATTTCTCATCTTTCTCCGGAAGGTCATCAAAAACCTTGAGTCCAGAGAGCGGACTCACATAGAGGGTGACTTTGGTATGCCCTATCTTCGCGGTGTAGATGTGAAGAAAGTCAGCCAGGGACAACGAATAGTTGTATTCCTCGGCTAGGGTTTGAAGGCAaagaacagtccgaacaaaGTTCGGACACATCTGGGGGAGAGCGAACCCCAGGTCGAACATCATCCGTACAATGAGCTCGGAAAGCGGGAAAGATAATCCGCAAGCGGAGAAGAAACTCTCGAACGCGCAACAGTAGCCAACAACACGATTCTCCGGGGATTCATGCGCCTCCAGAAACCGAATCTCGATCTCCGAGGGGATTCCGCAAGATTCCCTAACCACCGCCATGTTGCCGTTCGGCAGTAGATGAGGGCCTAAGATTCCAAAAGATTCGACAGTAGATGAGGGCCAAAGATGCCCGCAATAAGTTGTTTCATGGTTTTACCCATCGAGGATTTCAGGGGAGACATGGTGAGCGAGAGAATACGAAGGAGAACGGTAGACTGGTGAGAGGAACACTAAGAATTTTCCGGCGAACAACAGAGAGCAGAAAGAAATCGATTGAACAAAAAACTAATTCTGAAAAtaataagagagaagaggagatgGCTACCTTTATACGCAGGGTTGCAATGATTACCTGGGAAAGTGAAGAGTCCCGGTTCATGCTTCTCCCTCTTATAGGATGTCGTGCCGAATGGTGGGTCCAATGCGTGTTCGGGGAAGGAAAATTTCATCATTACCTCGATCAAATCACGGGACACGGAGTATATTTACTTTCCCGAAACGGGTGAGAGGAGATCAAAAGTCTTCCGAACTGATCAGTTCGAAGgacttggggggcaactgttgGTACAAAGATTAATCACCTCGGATCATCGGCCTTTGCCCATGATCAGCAAGCAATTTGGGTCGAGGTGTGCGAGAACGATCAGCCCATAAAACTCGATTGGTGAAGTGAAGAAAACCGTAACGACGGAAGATCACTTTGGAGATCGGAGGGTTGGTCAAAGGTTTCATTTATTGTAAAAGTGCGAGATTGTCGGATCTTGATTGATATGACATTAAACGTAATAACTGTATAACTGACATTAAGCAAGATAATTACACTCAATTCTGTTCACTGAACTTTCGATTACTAAATTCAGTTCCGAACTATCACAGTAGTAAGTCCCTTCGTCCACAAaacacttcggaaggagaaccTAGTTCTCGGTTCTCACAGAGATGGCtactaaatttgaaatgagtgacCTTGGATTGCTAACTTACTATCTTGGGATAAAAGTAACTCAACATGAGAATGACATTGTGTTAAGTCAAAGGAGATATGCTCAGaagattttggaagaaaaaagaatggcGGACTGTAATTCTGAGTTGATACCAATGGAGGTTGGACTTATGTTATCAAAAGCAGAACATGAGAAGGAAATCGATGCTACAGACTTGAGAAAGAAAATTGGGTGTCTCCGTTATCTAATTAACACAAGACCTGACTTGTCGTACTGTGTAGGCGTCTTGAGCAGATATATGCACAGTCCTAGAGTGTCACATGGAGCTGCGATGAGACAGTGTTTGAGATATCTCAAAGGAACAACATCCCTCATTTTAATCTTTGAAAGAAACTCGAAGATACCAAGGTTAGTCGGTTATAGTGATAGCAGTCTTAGTATCGATCCAGACGACGGTCGCAGCACAACCGGACATATTTTCTACTTAGGAGATGATCCTATCTCTTGGTGCTCACAAAAACAAGATGTAGTGGCTTTATCTTCGTGTGAAGCAGAGTTTATGGCAGGAACTGAAGCGGCTAAACAAGCTATTTGGTTGCGCGACTTACTTAGTGAGATTACCGGGGCTGAAGTTAAGAAAGTTGTCATTCGAATTGATAATAAATCTGCAATAGCTCTCACAAAAAATCCTGTGTTCCATAGCAGAAGTAAACATATACAGAGGCGTTTTCATTTTATCAGGGAATGTGTGGAGAATGAAGAGGTCGAAGTGGAACATGTTCCGGGAATCATACAAAAGGCGGATATACTTACTAAAGCATTGGAAAACATGAGGTTTAAGGAGATGAGGGAGTTCATGGGAGTTCAGGACTTGGAGAAGATGCATTTCAAGCTTAAGGAAGAAAatgttggagtaagcttgaCGCACAAGCAAGCCTAAAAAGATTAGAATTGGAAGTTTAGAAAGTTGTGAGAAATAAGTAAATTATCTTTCTAGagagattagtaaaataaaattaaaaagttccTTATAAATAGAGATGTCCTGTTGTGACTTCCTATTATTCAAGACTAAGAGTTTGTGAGTTTTAGGTTTTTGAggtattttttctaaaataatgaAGAGACTTTTTTTGAgattgtgttaattttttttcttgaatcttaCATCTTTAACATATCTTTCAGTGAATACATTGTACTTTTCAAAAAGGGTAACTAGTACTAGTACATGAattcaagatttgtttttagttttttttttttttgttttacacgtAAGCAAAACGGTTCCACCCACTTGATTAAAAAGCTGACAATGAAGAACGCAAAACGGAAAAGTAGAGTTTGGACTCCGGCTTTTCAGAAAAAGACTCGAGAAAATAGGTTAAATTCTTTGCTTCTCTCATCGTCGTCATCTCTCCCCAAACGTTTAAGAACAATCGAGTCGGTCCAAATTCATCCATGCGTCATTCACAACTCTTTTAGGATGAAATTAAATAAGGTCAATTCGTTGCAAAATTatagtataaactataaaataaataacgtCACTTCTTTATCACTACTACTCTCGCCTCTCGGTCGTGCCCTCGTGCTGTTTTACATACACACAATTTCCTCGTTTTCGAATCTTGACGACCAAATCACACACAAATGGAGTCCAAAAAGTAAAAAGCACGGAATATTTCGGCCGAAATATCATAAAACGAAACTAGTGGGGTAAAGTCACAgtataacaaaaacataaaggTTACGGTTTcgcaattttattttattttatatatcaaaaaaaaaaggtccctaagttttttttttttgttttcttctttgtgaCGACGTCGTCATTGTCATCACCGCCGCAACTCCGCCGCGAGTTTCCAAGCCGAAGCAGCAACGAGCGGTTTCGTCTGCCACGCAAGCATTAGGCTACCGTCATTCTCCTCCACTCTGTATCCATCTCCGCCGCCGAACAACGCCAATAACAAACTCGCTTGTTTAAACGCGTCGTATCCGAGATTAACCGGGTCAAACCCGGCGGATCCCATCCTTCTCCGCCACTGATCCAGCGTCTCGTGCCGCTCGACCCGATCGGTTCCTTCCGCCGCCACCACGTTCAAAATCTGTCTCCCTAAGTAAACCTCCGACAGGACTCGGTCTTGTCCCGGTATCACAGCGCTATCCTCGAGCGAGTCGAACAGGCTCGAGTAGTAGTGAAGCGCTTCGTTAAACCGGTCTAAGAAAACGACGCCGTTATGGTTCGCTTCTTGTTCAACCACCGTTACGATGCTCGGTTTAACCGCTTTAACCGTAGCTAACAGCTTTTCGATCGAACCGGGTTGGGCTAAAACCGGGTGAAGCTCGAAAACCGAATTAACCACTAGAGTCTCTGATGCGGGTCGGGTCTCGAACATATCCTGTTCGAGATCGGATAATCTCTCCGTCGTTATTGCATTGAATTCGAATTCGACGCCGACTGCTTGAGCCAGCTGAGCTAGCTTCCAACCTAACTCTTGGATCCCTTCACGATTCGACGGAGCACCAACGCCGGTTAAACGGAACGACGGTGGACCACCGGGTCGGAGGGCTAAGGCTTGCATTAACGCCGGCCACTGCATCCCTTGATTTAACCCTAGATCGATTACGTGAACGCCACGCGCCATCGTAACAGCTTCTAGAATCGCTTGGTTGGCCGTGAAATGTGCGAATTTTAGGTACGGAGACGAGTCGTAGAAGTTCATCTGAAGCAGCTCTTCGAAGGAAGGATCAACGGCTGCGGAGGAAGGGTGAATCCGGTAAATACGACGAGCTAGGGCTTCGGCGAAGTAGGTGGCAACTTTCCCCATTGCTCCGGCCTGAGAAGCCGCGAGCGATCCCACGCGCTTCACGAGAGCGTCCGCGAGGCTCAGGTTCTCCTGCTGCACCGCCTCGGCGCAGGCCACTAGCGCCTGAACGAGTCTGATTCCGGTCTCTTCGATCAGCACCACGGAACGAGTCGACTCGCTGCTAACTGAGTCACACCAAGGACCAAGTCGAATTCTCTTGTTGCTGTTGCTACTGCAACAAGACTCATCGTCGTCTGTGATTGGTCGCAGGTCGCAAACCCGGGTCGGGTCAAGATCCGGGTAGTAGGTAAGCCCCGAGAGCATGGTCTGAGCCCAGCTGGAGAGATCAGAAGGGTTGTAATGAACCGTGTCGTTTAAGAAACTATTAGAAGAGCCAACAACATCGTTGGACAAGACCATTTCAAGCTGTTCAAGCTTGTGTGCGACATCAGCCATGTCCGAAGATCGAACCTTGTACCCTAAAGCAGCGAGAAGCTCGTCTATGCTATCATCTCCACCAACAACACTGCTACCTTCAAGCTTCTTGCCATATTCGGCCATTGAAGGAGCTTCTTGTTGTTCAAGATACGTTTCTTGATGGCTTCGTTTCATGATCAAGAAgaatggtaattttttttttttttggagtttggttgattgaaaattttaattatgagtGTGTTTGGAATTGGTAAGACAAGAAATgtggagagaaagaggagaagaatttaaacacgagagagagagagagagaagagttagaGAGGTCCAATGAGACAAGTGAGGGACCTGGAGAGTGTGTAAGTAAAGAGATAAGGAAACAGAGGCAGTCCATTATAATTTCGcatgtgtttttcttcttcttcttctactcctcttttttttctttttaattactttattgAAATTTCTGATCCAAGTTACAAAAAATTCGTCGCTCGATAAGGGCgtgtagtttttatttttgtgtgtgtgtgttttaatggTCCAATGGAGTGGACTGTCACAGTCTATTAAACTATTCTTTTTAATTCCCCACTAAATGTTGAATTTAAAGTTTCCATAATTATTAAAATGAGTGCTCGAGTAGATTACGACCTCTATATTGATAACCCGAAACAGATATTGAAATTTCTTGAGCATATTGTTGACTCTCTAACAAGTAATTAGCCcttttctttaaacttttttttttttgtcaatcaaaaatatcttttttgaattttaattagTAATACTAATAAACAAGATtacataattatcaaaaaagaagaacatgATCAGATGACATAAATATCTTTTAGAAAATGATAGTTTTATAGTATATTATTAAAGAAATCCTAAAATTTAGAATAAACTAGAGGTTCCGAATGAAGTATACAGCTCAAAGTATTTCCAGTTTGGGAGACAACGTGACCAACTTCACGGTCGACATGTGGCGGCAGTCGACATAGCCTACGAGACGTCCACAACTTCTTTATTTTCTATTCATAactattatttttgattaatcatatcaatataatatacaCACACAATTTATTGGaccaaacaaattaacaaaaaaaagaagttccGAAAAAAACTGTTGAAAAAAACTATCGATCGTCTTATGAAAACTGCGTAACTGATAGATATGATAAAAGAGATTCGACAAATATGTAGAACTTAGACGTGAACAAGTCATTCCTTCTCTACTTTTATACTGTACTACATGTGTGTTCTTTCATGCCTTTTTTTACTGTCTTCAGTCTTcttcatatattatttacctTTCGTTCGTTAAtcatatatagaggaaaaacaAACGAGATTACCTAACGTTCAGGAACATCATTACCCAAGTTACTTGCTCCATATTTCAGGCGGATGATCTATATTGACTTATCCTCTTAACTATATTcgaacaattaaaaaaaaaactacactaTGGATTATCCAAAATGTGTGGCAAGAAGATAATCTATCCACAGTGTTCCGTAAAAATAGTTAATTACATTTTGAAACCTATCATCAAACTATACCctgaaatattaatttaattagtcaATTATCTTTAAAAACTACTCAACAAATCTCCTAATATCGTGATGACAAAAACCTTTCATTTCACGTTAtgtatattagtttatatatacttaatgCCTAGATCTTCCTCAAACGCAATATCACTACGAAATTAGCATGGCAAAAGCAATCTCTCCTTTAACTCTCTTTTCGTTATTACTCTTGTCATCACTATCTCTAACCCTAGCAACAGATTATCCACTATACACAAAGTCACGATGGATCGTAAACAAGAAAGGCCACCGAGTGAAGCTAGCTTGCACGAACTGGCCTTCTCACCTTGAGCCAGTGGTAGCAGAGGGGTTGAGCAGCCAGCCGATGGATTTCATTTCGAAGAAGATAAAAGACATGGGTTTCAATTGTGTTAGGCTCACTTGGCCACTTGAGTTAATGATTAATGACACTTTAGCCTTTAATGTTACCGTAAAACAATCATTTGAGAGATATGGATTGGATCATGAGCTTCAAGGAATTTACACTCACAATCCATCCATTATCAATATTCCTCTTATTAATGTCTTTCAGGTAAAGtatattgttatttgtttcatttctttacTTCTATTATTTCTACAACtcatctatactaataaaaagtaggagttataagctcctaaaggcgtcaacataagattttaaacctccaattgtgattagacacttcactaattaacattttaaaaaatctccagaattttcaatattaagaattattttaaacaaccaatcaggatttgacatgtcattcactaacatttttttaaatttccagaattttttagaaaaaggaaaattttaaatttatggaaataaaagaactatgcacaatatcccacatcggctagaaaatttttagacaatggttgagaaccagtataaataagattaatatgcttccaacaacgaatgagcaggaaagcttgatttatcaggtgtcaatattataaatattga contains:
- the LOC104735790 gene encoding DELLA protein RGL3-like — translated: MKRSHQETYLEQQEAPSMAEYGKKLEGSSVVGGDDSIDELLAALGYKVRSSDMADVAHKLEQLEMVLSNDVVGSSNSFLNDTVHYNPSDLSSWAQTMLSGLTYYPDLDPTRVCDLRPITDDDESCCSSNSNKRIRLGPWCDSVSSESTRSVVLIEETGIRLVQALVACAEAVQQENLSLADALVKRVGSLAASQAGAMGKVATYFAEALARRIYRIHPSSAAVDPSFEELLQMNFYDSSPYLKFAHFTANQAILEAVTMARGVHVIDLGLNQGMQWPALMQALALRPGGPPSFRLTGVGAPSNREGIQELGWKLAQLAQAVGVEFEFNAITTERLSDLEQDMFETRPASETLVVNSVFELHPVLAQPGSIEKLLATVKAVKPSIVTVVEQEANHNGVVFLDRFNEALHYYSSLFDSLEDSAVIPGQDRVLSEVYLGRQILNVVAAEGTDRVERHETLDQWRRRMGSAGFDPVNLGYDAFKQASLLLALFGGGDGYRVEENDGSLMLAWQTKPLVAASAWKLAAELRR